The following are encoded in a window of Roseivirga misakiensis genomic DNA:
- a CDS encoding glutathione peroxidase, whose amino-acid sequence MGFHNFKLQAIDGKEIDFDKYKGKKVLLVNVASACGYTPQYEDLQMLSNQFGNKVEVIGIPANNFGGQEPGSNSEIQEFCKANYGVTFQMLEKISVVGKDRHPLYKWLEEESGKVPNWNFCKYLINEKGEVVGFFPSAVNPLEEAITSKL is encoded by the coding sequence ATGGGTTTTCACAATTTCAAATTACAAGCCATCGACGGCAAAGAAATTGACTTTGATAAATACAAAGGGAAGAAAGTTTTATTGGTTAATGTGGCTTCGGCATGCGGTTATACACCTCAGTATGAAGACCTTCAGATGCTTTCCAATCAATTTGGAAACAAAGTAGAGGTTATAGGCATTCCTGCTAATAATTTCGGTGGCCAAGAGCCTGGAAGCAACTCCGAAATACAAGAGTTTTGTAAAGCCAATTATGGCGTTACTTTCCAAATGCTTGAAAAAATATCCGTTGTGGGTAAAGATCGGCACCCGCTTTACAAGTGGCTAGAAGAGGAGTCAGGAAAAGTACCTAATTGGAATTTTTGCAAGTACCTAATCAATGAAAAGGGCGAAGTTGTCGGTTTTTTTCCTTCAGCTGTAAATCCATTAGAAGAAGCCATTACGAGCAAGCTTTAA
- a CDS encoding 1,4-dihydroxy-2-naphthoate polyprenyltransferase: protein MKDWLSAFRLRTLPLALASIGMGSFLAAASGNFDGLTFAFCALTTIFLQVLSNLANDYGDSVHGADSVDRKGPSRAVQTGAISKLAMRNAIIVFAILSLAAGIALIEVAFGWGSKFSWIFLGIGALAILAAITYTAGYRPYGYAGLGDLSVLIFFGFVAVMGSAFLYEAEINLTYILPAISVGFFSVAVLNVNNIRDIDSDQKAGKKSIPVRIGRDAAVKYHWFLLFVGMALSVVYVLVNYSGALQLLFILSAPLFLRNALAVKSKTTSEELDPFLKQMALSTLLFVVLFGLGQVL from the coding sequence ATGAAAGATTGGCTTTCAGCGTTTAGATTACGAACATTACCATTGGCATTAGCTTCAATTGGTATGGGGTCTTTTTTAGCTGCTGCCTCAGGAAACTTCGATGGCCTCACTTTCGCATTCTGCGCTTTAACCACCATCTTTTTGCAAGTACTATCGAATCTGGCCAATGATTATGGCGATTCGGTCCATGGTGCTGACAGTGTGGACAGAAAAGGACCTTCAAGAGCCGTGCAAACTGGTGCTATTTCAAAGCTGGCCATGCGAAATGCCATTATAGTATTCGCTATACTCTCCCTTGCCGCAGGGATCGCGTTAATTGAGGTAGCCTTTGGTTGGGGATCAAAATTCTCTTGGATATTTCTTGGTATAGGCGCATTAGCCATTCTAGCGGCTATCACCTATACAGCGGGCTACCGACCTTACGGTTACGCTGGTTTGGGAGATTTAAGCGTCTTAATATTCTTTGGTTTTGTGGCGGTTATGGGCAGTGCCTTTTTATACGAAGCAGAAATCAACCTAACCTACATACTCCCAGCTATTTCTGTAGGATTTTTCTCTGTTGCCGTGCTCAACGTGAATAATATTCGTGACATTGATTCAGATCAAAAAGCGGGAAAAAAGTCAATTCCTGTAAGGATTGGCCGTGATGCTGCGGTTAAATATCATTGGTTCCTATTGTTTGTAGGTATGGCTTTGAGTGTTGTGTATGTTTTGGTGAATTACAGCGGTGCTCTTCAATTGCTATTCATATTGTCAGCCCCTTTGTTTCTCAGAAATGCATTGGCCGTTAAGTCCAAAACTACATCTGAAGAATTAGACCCATTTTTAAAGCAGATGGCCTTGTCTACGCTGCTCTTTGTGGTGCTTTTTGGTCTAGGTCAAGTACTCTAA
- a CDS encoding Crp/Fnr family transcriptional regulator, translated as MALKKPSQLNVQCQFCKSKAGSHFADLPDSDLEVLSAHKSCITYKKGQNLFYEGTRPMGIFCINVGKVKVYKMGSNGKEQILFIAQPGDFLGYRSLLSEEFYGASATVIEQAAICFIPKSDFLSILNTNPAFFQKLMKAVCHELGVMETKLAELSQKSVRERLAATILMLKETYGMEGEDSDLIDIALSREDLANIVGTATETVIRLLSEFKSDGLIGLVGKKIKVVDTEKLIHEADFYA; from the coding sequence ATGGCCCTTAAGAAACCGAGTCAACTTAACGTTCAATGTCAGTTTTGTAAGTCCAAAGCTGGTTCTCACTTTGCCGATCTACCGGATAGTGACTTAGAAGTACTATCAGCCCATAAATCATGTATAACCTACAAAAAAGGCCAAAATCTTTTTTATGAAGGCACCAGACCGATGGGGATTTTCTGTATCAACGTGGGTAAAGTAAAAGTGTATAAAATGGGCTCTAACGGTAAGGAACAAATCCTTTTCATTGCCCAGCCAGGGGACTTTTTAGGTTATCGTTCTCTGCTAAGTGAGGAATTCTATGGAGCATCTGCCACGGTGATCGAACAAGCGGCGATTTGCTTTATCCCCAAGAGCGATTTCCTTTCGATTTTGAATACAAATCCGGCCTTTTTCCAAAAGCTGATGAAAGCGGTATGTCACGAACTTGGAGTAATGGAAACAAAGCTGGCAGAACTCTCACAAAAGTCGGTTAGAGAAAGGTTAGCGGCTACGATTCTTATGCTCAAAGAAACTTATGGTATGGAGGGTGAGGATAGTGACTTGATCGATATAGCCTTGTCTAGAGAAGATCTTGCAAATATTGTCGGAACAGCCACTGAGACCGTGATAAGGCTACTTTCTGAGTTTAAATCCGATGGATTGATCGGTTTGGTTGGAAAGAAAATCAAAGTTGTAGATACCGAAAAACTTATACACGAAGCTGACTTTTATGCATAA
- a CDS encoding heavy metal translocating P-type ATPase, with protein sequence MVEQQNVSVITKCYHCGDECSEDKIVLADKNFCCNGCKTVFEVLNENDLCDYYTMEEAPGLNQKNESNALFDFLDNEEVAKQILEYSDDVQERVTFSIPNIHCSSCIWLLEHLNRLNPAIISAQTNFSQRKLTISYYRDKASLRSIAELLDKVGYTPVFNLEQAEDKSGTKTFNKTLLIKLGIAGFCFGNVMLLSFPDYLGITTLEQAYQEVFRWLNLVLSIPVVFYAGSEYFVSAWKSLAQRFANIDVPIALGISVLFLRSAYEVASGIGPGYFDSLVGLIFFLLIGKWFQGRTYEALSFDRDYKSYFPLAIQTKRDGVYASTAVKEIKKGDEILIRNGELIPSDSILVDSKAYIDYSFVTGESEAIEKGKGQYVYAGGKLSGKQAQFVVQKPVSQSYLTSLWNNEAFTKEAQQEKLVDQVSQYFTIVIIAISLIAGVYWQVVDPSKTWLVFCSVLIVACPCALALSTPFTTGSILRVLGRNKIYLKNADIVERLQKIDTLVFDKTGTITNAMDKDIVFEGDDLTNAEKELVLTAVSSSTHPLSRFVKSLMKGVETTSYALESFEEKVGAGITAVVNGVEVKLGSSTFVGIRNSSITENASYAYLKIGSKRRGRFVVKNVYRKGLKSVIGQLKKKFKLAILSGDSNAEQKNLASFFPEETPMLFSQKPENKLLAIQEMQNAGQSVMMVGDGLNDAGALKQSDVGVAITEDISTFSPACDAIMHAESFSKLDQFITLIKKSRYIVYASFLLSLLYNIVGLSVAVSGWLTPLFAAILMPLSSVSVVVLTTLLVKLISLKLKL encoded by the coding sequence ATGGTGGAGCAACAAAATGTGTCTGTCATTACCAAGTGCTACCACTGTGGAGATGAGTGTAGCGAAGATAAAATTGTCTTGGCAGACAAGAACTTTTGTTGCAATGGCTGTAAAACCGTTTTTGAAGTATTGAATGAAAACGACCTCTGCGACTATTACACAATGGAAGAGGCACCAGGGCTCAATCAGAAAAACGAGAGCAATGCCCTTTTCGATTTTTTAGACAATGAAGAGGTTGCCAAGCAAATTTTAGAATACAGTGATGATGTACAAGAGCGCGTTACTTTCAGCATCCCGAATATTCACTGCAGTAGCTGTATTTGGTTACTAGAACACCTCAACCGACTCAATCCAGCCATTATTAGTGCTCAGACTAATTTTAGTCAAAGGAAGCTGACCATCAGCTACTATCGTGATAAAGCATCCTTACGATCGATCGCCGAGTTGCTCGATAAAGTGGGCTATACCCCAGTGTTCAACTTGGAGCAAGCCGAAGATAAATCTGGTACAAAAACGTTTAACAAAACGCTACTGATCAAGCTAGGGATAGCAGGCTTTTGCTTTGGCAATGTGATGCTACTTAGTTTCCCTGACTACTTGGGTATTACGACATTAGAGCAAGCATATCAAGAGGTTTTCCGATGGTTGAATCTTGTTCTTTCGATCCCTGTAGTCTTTTATGCGGGAAGTGAATACTTTGTATCTGCTTGGAAGAGTTTGGCCCAGCGATTTGCCAATATTGACGTACCGATCGCCCTAGGTATTAGTGTGCTTTTTCTTCGGAGTGCTTACGAGGTGGCTTCGGGTATTGGGCCAGGTTATTTTGATTCATTAGTCGGGCTAATTTTCTTTCTTCTTATCGGTAAATGGTTTCAAGGCCGTACCTATGAGGCATTGTCATTTGATCGTGACTATAAAAGTTACTTTCCACTGGCTATTCAGACTAAAAGAGATGGGGTTTATGCCTCAACTGCCGTCAAAGAGATAAAGAAAGGCGATGAAATCTTAATCAGAAATGGAGAGCTTATTCCTTCCGATTCCATCCTTGTTGACAGTAAAGCATACATTGATTATAGCTTCGTAACAGGGGAGTCAGAAGCGATCGAAAAAGGCAAGGGCCAGTATGTTTACGCTGGCGGAAAGCTTTCGGGTAAGCAGGCTCAATTTGTGGTGCAAAAACCAGTCTCACAAAGTTATTTGACCAGTCTTTGGAACAATGAAGCGTTTACAAAGGAAGCGCAGCAAGAAAAACTGGTTGATCAAGTCAGCCAATATTTTACCATAGTAATAATTGCTATTTCATTGATTGCGGGTGTGTATTGGCAGGTTGTAGACCCATCAAAAACTTGGTTGGTTTTCTGCTCTGTACTGATTGTGGCCTGTCCATGTGCCTTAGCACTATCTACACCATTTACGACAGGCAGTATACTTCGAGTACTGGGTAGAAATAAGATTTATCTAAAGAATGCGGATATCGTAGAAAGGCTCCAAAAAATTGATACGCTTGTTTTTGATAAAACGGGCACGATAACCAATGCCATGGACAAAGACATAGTCTTTGAAGGTGACGACCTGACTAATGCTGAGAAAGAATTAGTACTTACCGCCGTTTCAAGTAGTACCCATCCGCTTAGTCGATTTGTAAAATCACTAATGAAAGGCGTTGAGACTACAAGTTATGCGCTGGAGTCGTTCGAAGAAAAAGTAGGTGCGGGCATTACGGCTGTCGTAAATGGTGTAGAGGTGAAACTTGGTTCATCAACTTTTGTCGGTATACGCAATAGCAGCATCACCGAGAACGCTTCTTATGCCTACTTAAAAATTGGCAGTAAGCGGCGAGGAAGGTTTGTAGTGAAAAATGTCTACCGAAAGGGGTTGAAATCAGTGATTGGCCAGTTAAAAAAGAAATTTAAGCTAGCCATTCTTTCGGGTGATTCTAATGCCGAGCAAAAGAACTTAGCAAGCTTTTTTCCTGAAGAAACGCCAATGCTCTTTTCCCAAAAGCCAGAAAACAAGCTTTTGGCCATTCAGGAGATGCAAAATGCAGGGCAATCTGTAATGATGGTTGGCGATGGCTTGAACGACGCTGGTGCCTTAAAGCAAAGTGACGTTGGGGTAGCGATCACTGAAGATATTTCGACTTTTTCACCTGCCTGTGATGCGATCATGCATGCAGAATCATTTTCAAAATTGGATCAGTTTATCACGCTGATCAAGAAAAGCCGATACATTGTATATGCCAGTTTTTTGCTGAGTCTACTTTATAACATAGTTGGGCTTTCAGTGGCAGTATCGGGTTGGTTAACGCCTTTGTTTGCGGCGATACTCATGCCGTTGAGTAGTGTTTCGGTGGTTGTGTTGACCACGCTCTTAGTCAAATTAATTTCACTCAAACTTAAGTTGTAA
- the ccoS gene encoding cbb3-type cytochrome oxidase assembly protein CcoS, translating to MSVILVLIITSIVVAIVFLGAFFWAVKSGQYDDTYSPSVRMLFEEKGKKKVNHE from the coding sequence ATGTCTGTAATCTTAGTACTTATCATTACCAGTATAGTAGTAGCCATTGTGTTTTTAGGGGCTTTTTTCTGGGCCGTTAAATCTGGGCAATATGACGACACTTATTCGCCATCGGTAAGAATGCTTTTTGAAGAAAAAGGAAAGAAAAAGGTGAATCATGAATAA
- the hemN gene encoding oxygen-independent coproporphyrinogen III oxidase, with product MNKTEEALIAKYDKPVPRYTSYPTVLDWHTDGFHKECYIDKLKLSFDLNKSEGISLYIHLPYCESLCTYCGCNTHISVNHQVEYPYIQALLKEWEMYVSTFGERPKLKEIHLGGGTPTFFSAENLKFLIESIKNTVELMPGYEFSFEGHPNNTTYEHLKVLREVGFSRVSFGIQDFDLKVQKAINRLQSFDQVAEVTKWSRILGYESINFDLIYGLPFQTEETILDTMEKVGHLKPDRIAFYSYAHVPWKRPGQRAYSETDLPSPSSKRKLNILGQALLRKQGYLPIGMDHFALPNDSLVEAFKEGRLNRNFMGYTTSNSQLLIGIGASSISDVGLAYGQNAKSVKGYLAQLEKGALPIVKGHIMSKEDRRIKAKLLKVACEQRISAEDALNLYANDRDRLNELILDGLLEKTAEGFLVTTSGAQFLRNICSLFDPNFGKQNKRSFSQAV from the coding sequence ATGAATAAGACTGAGGAGGCACTAATTGCCAAATATGATAAGCCCGTTCCTAGATACACAAGCTATCCGACAGTACTTGATTGGCATACAGATGGGTTTCATAAAGAGTGTTATATCGACAAACTGAAACTTAGCTTCGACCTGAATAAATCAGAAGGAATAAGTCTATACATCCACCTGCCATATTGTGAAAGTCTGTGTACTTACTGTGGCTGTAATACCCATATTTCGGTAAATCATCAGGTGGAATACCCTTACATTCAGGCGCTGCTCAAAGAGTGGGAAATGTATGTCAGCACTTTTGGCGAACGACCAAAACTGAAAGAAATACATCTTGGGGGAGGTACACCCACTTTTTTTTCTGCCGAAAACCTGAAATTCCTAATTGAAAGCATAAAAAATACGGTCGAGCTAATGCCCGGCTATGAATTCAGCTTTGAGGGGCACCCGAACAATACCACATACGAACACTTGAAAGTCTTACGAGAAGTGGGCTTTTCTAGGGTGAGTTTCGGCATTCAGGACTTCGATCTCAAAGTTCAAAAAGCCATCAATAGGCTTCAGTCATTCGACCAAGTGGCTGAAGTAACAAAATGGTCTAGAATTTTGGGTTACGAATCGATCAACTTTGATCTAATTTATGGACTTCCATTCCAAACGGAGGAGACCATATTAGACACTATGGAGAAAGTTGGTCACTTAAAACCCGATAGGATTGCTTTTTACTCTTATGCACACGTGCCATGGAAAAGGCCCGGCCAAAGAGCGTATAGCGAAACAGATTTGCCATCTCCATCCAGTAAGAGAAAGTTGAATATTCTGGGGCAGGCCCTACTTAGAAAACAAGGTTATTTACCCATCGGTATGGATCATTTTGCACTGCCAAATGATAGTCTTGTCGAGGCTTTTAAAGAAGGGCGACTCAATCGAAATTTTATGGGTTATACTACTTCCAATAGTCAATTACTTATTGGAATTGGAGCCTCATCTATTTCAGATGTGGGGTTGGCCTACGGCCAAAATGCTAAGTCAGTTAAAGGCTATTTAGCCCAACTTGAAAAAGGTGCGCTACCGATAGTAAAAGGGCATATCATGTCAAAAGAAGATAGGAGAATTAAGGCGAAACTGTTGAAGGTAGCCTGTGAGCAAAGAATTAGTGCTGAAGATGCTTTAAACCTCTACGCCAATGATCGCGATCGGTTAAATGAATTGATTTTAGATGGGTTATTGGAGAAAACAGCTGAAGGTTTTCTAGTGACCACTTCAGGAGCGCAATTTCTCAGAAATATCTGCTCCCTTTTCGACCCAAACTTCGGTAAGCAGAACAAAAGATCTTTTAGCCAAGCGGTATAA
- a CDS encoding outer membrane beta-barrel protein, whose translation MKKSVLLLTLMFFGTVAFGQIQKGDVRLGGNFLYNKTDNDVFETSNFQINPQASLFLSETTSVGLTIGYNRQKNENPGGVIESDQFNYGAFARFYRSMGERFYLFLQPGINFSSGDANGTDFSSFGINVIPGVAYFLSDKFAVDANIGGIFYNSQDTNGTDSNNFGLNLNLSGFTLGASIFLRK comes from the coding sequence ATGAAAAAATCAGTACTACTACTTACACTAATGTTCTTCGGCACTGTGGCCTTTGGACAAATCCAAAAAGGTGATGTTCGTTTAGGTGGAAACTTCTTATACAACAAAACCGATAATGACGTTTTTGAAACAAGTAACTTTCAAATAAATCCTCAGGCGTCATTATTTCTTTCAGAAACTACAAGTGTGGGGCTTACGATTGGATACAACCGTCAAAAAAATGAAAACCCAGGTGGTGTCATTGAGTCGGACCAGTTTAACTACGGGGCATTCGCCAGATTCTATAGAAGTATGGGTGAGAGATTCTACCTGTTTTTACAGCCTGGTATCAACTTCTCAAGTGGTGATGCCAATGGCACGGACTTTTCATCTTTTGGAATAAACGTAATCCCCGGTGTGGCTTATTTCTTATCGGATAAATTCGCTGTCGATGCCAACATCGGTGGAATTTTCTATAACAGCCAAGATACAAACGGGACTGACTCCAATAATTTTGGTTTAAACCTTAACCTATCGGGTTTCACCCTGGGAGCGAGTATTTTCTTGAGAAAATAA
- the ccoN gene encoding cytochrome-c oxidase, cbb3-type subunit I, with protein MELEKFKYDNKIVKYFAIATVVFGIVGMLVGLLIATQLFLPQLNFGIPYTSFGRIRPLHTNAVIFAFVGNAMFAGVYYSMQRLLKTRMVSDLLSYIHFWGWQLIIVAAAITLPLGLTTSKEYAELEWPIDIAITLIWIVFGMNMIGTILKRRERHMYVAIWFYIATFVTVAVLHVVNSFEIPVTAFKSYSWYAGVQDALVQWWYGHNAVAFFLTTPFLGLMYYFLPKAANRPVYSYKLSIIHFWSLIFIYIWAGPHHLLYTSLPNWAQSLGTVFSIMLIAPSWGGMLNGLLTLRGAWDRVREDPVLKFMVVAVTAYGMATLEGPLLSIKNVNAIAHFTDWIVAHVHVGGLGWNGFLIFGMLYWLVPRMWGTKLWSTKAANIHFWLGTLGIIVYALPMYTAGVVQSLMWKNFNADGFLEYPNFLETVTQIIPLYMMRAIGGLLYFAGVIIMAVNLVKTAKQGSFISEEAAEAPALEKKKVIGGYWHTKLERKPVIFTSLVLVAILIGGVVEMVPTFLIKSNIPTIASVKPYTPLELHGRDLYIREGCSNCHTQMVRPFRSETERYKGEYSKAGEFVYDHPFLWGSKRTGPDLHRVGGAYNNTWHLNHMFDPTSTSPGSIMPPYPWLYTDQIDPGATAGKIKALRRVGVPYAEGFEDGEATKQLKEQAQQILTDLKNDPSKSLETIEAYAGTKVTETTEIVALIAYLQRLGTDIKVNSVAQNQ; from the coding sequence ATGGAATTGGAAAAGTTTAAGTATGACAATAAAATCGTCAAGTATTTTGCCATCGCAACGGTCGTTTTCGGTATCGTTGGTATGCTCGTGGGGCTACTCATAGCCACGCAACTGTTTCTTCCACAACTAAATTTTGGTATTCCATATACGTCTTTTGGTAGAATTAGGCCACTGCATACCAACGCAGTGATTTTTGCCTTTGTGGGGAATGCCATGTTTGCTGGGGTGTATTATTCTATGCAGCGTTTGCTCAAAACGCGTATGGTCAGTGATTTACTCAGTTACATCCACTTTTGGGGTTGGCAACTGATCATAGTCGCAGCGGCAATTACGCTTCCGCTAGGTTTGACCACCTCTAAAGAATATGCCGAATTAGAATGGCCGATTGATATCGCGATCACCTTGATATGGATTGTATTTGGTATGAATATGATCGGTACCATTCTGAAAAGAAGGGAGCGGCATATGTATGTGGCCATTTGGTTCTACATTGCCACTTTTGTAACTGTAGCGGTACTTCATGTTGTCAACTCCTTTGAAATTCCTGTCACCGCCTTTAAGAGTTATTCATGGTACGCAGGTGTTCAAGATGCCCTTGTACAATGGTGGTACGGTCACAACGCGGTGGCTTTCTTCCTGACGACACCATTTTTAGGATTAATGTATTATTTCTTACCAAAGGCGGCCAATAGGCCAGTTTACTCCTATAAACTCTCTATTATTCACTTTTGGTCACTCATTTTTATCTACATATGGGCAGGACCGCACCATTTACTATATACTTCGCTTCCCAACTGGGCGCAGTCTTTAGGAACAGTATTTTCAATCATGTTGATCGCGCCATCTTGGGGTGGTATGCTGAATGGACTACTCACCCTACGAGGTGCTTGGGATCGTGTTCGCGAAGATCCAGTTTTGAAATTTATGGTCGTGGCTGTTACCGCGTATGGTATGGCTACGCTAGAAGGGCCATTACTCTCTATTAAAAATGTAAACGCCATTGCTCACTTTACAGATTGGATTGTGGCACACGTTCACGTTGGTGGATTGGGCTGGAATGGCTTCTTGATTTTTGGTATGCTTTACTGGCTCGTGCCACGTATGTGGGGGACCAAACTCTGGTCTACTAAAGCGGCCAATATACATTTCTGGTTAGGTACCTTGGGTATCATCGTTTACGCATTACCAATGTATACTGCGGGAGTTGTTCAAAGCTTAATGTGGAAGAACTTCAATGCTGACGGATTTTTAGAATACCCTAATTTCTTAGAAACTGTAACTCAGATTATACCATTGTATATGATGAGAGCGATCGGTGGATTGCTATACTTTGCGGGAGTCATCATTATGGCTGTGAACTTAGTGAAAACTGCCAAGCAAGGTAGTTTCATCTCAGAGGAGGCCGCCGAAGCCCCAGCATTAGAAAAGAAGAAAGTAATTGGTGGCTACTGGCACACTAAATTGGAGCGTAAGCCAGTCATTTTTACAAGTTTGGTGCTCGTGGCGATACTCATCGGGGGTGTTGTTGAAATGGTGCCAACTTTCTTGATCAAGTCCAATATACCAACCATTGCCAGCGTAAAACCTTACACTCCATTAGAGCTTCATGGTCGTGATTTATACATCAGAGAAGGGTGTAGCAATTGCCACACTCAAATGGTAAGACCATTTAGATCAGAAACCGAAAGGTACAAGGGAGAATACTCTAAAGCTGGCGAATTTGTCTACGATCATCCATTCTTATGGGGATCGAAGCGAACAGGGCCCGACTTACATAGGGTAGGCGGTGCCTATAATAACACTTGGCACTTAAACCATATGTTCGACCCAACTTCTACCTCTCCGGGTTCGATTATGCCACCTTATCCATGGCTATACACCGATCAAATTGATCCCGGTGCGACAGCCGGTAAGATTAAAGCCCTCAGGCGAGTAGGTGTGCCATATGCCGAAGGTTTTGAGGATGGTGAGGCGACGAAACAGCTGAAAGAACAAGCACAACAAATTTTGACCGACCTGAAAAATGATCCGTCGAAATCTCTAGAAACCATAGAGGCCTATGCTGGCACTAAAGTGACAGAGACTACCGAAATCGTAGCCTTAATTGCCTACTTACAACGGTTGGGTACCGATATAAAAGTGAATTCAGTAGCTCAAAATCAATAA
- a CDS encoding cbb3-type cytochrome c oxidase N-terminal domain-containing protein, whose amino-acid sequence MDSSNLFSQEMLLYITFGLVVLVAILVLVTAFYVLQVLKTLLEKNKTEEQRLADQSAPSWFAQQWMKWNALKPIADEETILLDHDYDGIQELDNHLPPWWKGLFYVTIVYAVVYIMIFHVFESSPLQEEEYDIEMAEAAAERAKKVQDVVYDFDENTVTVNDAPEALAEGMKFYTTNCAVCHKADGGGLAGPNLTDEYWRNGGGIKNVYKVIKNGVQGSAMIPWESRFNPEQMRSLASYVLSLQGSNPPGALGPDGEIYKEEEEQ is encoded by the coding sequence ATGGATAGTAGTAATTTATTTAGCCAAGAAATGTTGTTGTACATCACCTTTGGTCTCGTAGTCTTAGTTGCCATTTTGGTATTAGTTACGGCCTTTTATGTACTTCAAGTATTAAAAACTCTTCTAGAAAAGAATAAAACTGAAGAACAGCGTTTGGCCGATCAATCAGCGCCAAGTTGGTTTGCGCAGCAATGGATGAAATGGAATGCTTTAAAGCCAATTGCCGACGAAGAAACCATTTTGCTAGATCATGATTACGACGGAATTCAGGAATTAGACAATCACCTGCCACCTTGGTGGAAAGGGCTTTTCTACGTCACGATCGTTTATGCGGTAGTTTACATTATGATCTTCCATGTATTTGAAAGTTCTCCCCTGCAAGAAGAGGAATATGACATTGAAATGGCAGAAGCTGCTGCTGAACGGGCCAAAAAGGTTCAAGATGTAGTCTATGACTTTGATGAGAATACTGTAACTGTGAATGATGCACCTGAGGCACTAGCAGAAGGAATGAAGTTCTATACTACAAACTGTGCAGTTTGTCATAAAGCCGATGGTGGTGGCTTGGCTGGGCCTAACCTAACTGACGAATACTGGAGAAATGGAGGCGGTATAAAAAACGTGTATAAAGTGATTAAAAACGGAGTACAAGGATCGGCCATGATCCCTTGGGAATCGCGCTTTAATCCTGAGCAAATGAGAAGTTTAGCCTCATATGTATTATCGCTACAAGGCAGTAACCCGCCAGGTGCTTTAGGGCCTGACGGAGAAATTTATAAGGAAGAAGAGGAGCAATAA